A region of Mesorhizobium sp. AR02 DNA encodes the following proteins:
- a CDS encoding dihydrofolate reductase family protein produces MRKIIAATFVSLDGVMQAPGGPEEDPVGGFKFGGWTFHYFDEVGGAAMEELFSKPFALLLGRRTYDIFAAYWPYQKDPIADAFNPATKYVATHRPDTLTWQNTQSLGPDIVATVRRLSQEDGPDLLIQGSGNLIQTLLANGLIDEIRLMIFPLVLGKGKRLFGDDAMPAAFKLVKSQTSSTGVIMATYERGGEIKTGSFAQETPSDAELERRKNWK; encoded by the coding sequence GTGAGAAAGATCATCGCCGCCACCTTCGTCAGCCTTGATGGCGTCATGCAGGCGCCGGGCGGGCCGGAAGAGGATCCGGTCGGCGGCTTCAAATTCGGCGGCTGGACCTTCCATTACTTTGACGAGGTGGGAGGCGCTGCAATGGAGGAACTGTTCTCCAAACCCTTCGCCCTGCTGCTCGGTCGCAGAACCTACGACATCTTCGCCGCGTACTGGCCGTATCAGAAAGATCCGATCGCCGATGCCTTCAACCCTGCGACCAAATATGTGGCGACGCATCGGCCTGACACCCTCACCTGGCAGAACACGCAATCGCTTGGGCCTGACATCGTCGCGACGGTACGCCGCCTCAGCCAAGAGGATGGACCCGACCTGCTCATCCAGGGATCGGGCAACCTGATCCAGACCCTGCTCGCCAACGGGCTGATCGACGAGATCCGGCTGATGATCTTCCCGCTGGTGCTGGGCAAGGGCAAGCGGCTGTTCGGCGATGACGCGATGCCGGCCGCCTTCAAGCTTGTGAAATCGCAGACCTCCAGCACCGGCGTGATCATGGCGACCTATGAGCGCGGCGGCGAGATCAAGACCGGGTCGTTCGCGCAGGAGACGCCGTCGGATGCGGAACTCGAGCGGCGGAAGAACTGGAAGTAG
- a CDS encoding IS4 family transposase produces MLLDRMVARQDICLRRLGEGRRAQEVGFHRLLANDKVTIERLIQGWSEQTVSAAAERHVLAIQDTSEITFATTPERRRGLGEIGKGGGRGVLVHAMVAIDAVSGGCLGLVAGSVYTRKGRVETPHAKRSLKDKESRRWIDTALQARSVLAKAATVTIVADRESDIYAEWATLPGGNVHLLTRVMHDRAVAGGGTLSSVTAALPFVAARRLELLATHKRAARSTQVSLRFSKVEVCRPDNPGARDLPKTVTLNLVEVVELGPPAAAEPVHWRLLTTHEISDVAAAWQIVDWYRRRWTIEQLFRLMKTHGLRLEDSQLASAEVLVKLAAIATKAAAVILQLVQAREGIGGEHAANAFSTSDIAVLDSLDASYQGRTALQNNPHPRHSLAWAAWIIARLGGWNGYPSSKPPGPITFRHGLEYFRAIAKGWELRDVCIP; encoded by the coding sequence ATGCTGCTCGACCGCATGGTTGCGCGCCAAGATATCTGCCTGCGCCGGCTTGGCGAGGGCCGGCGGGCGCAGGAGGTCGGGTTCCATCGCCTGCTGGCCAATGACAAGGTGACGATCGAGCGGTTGATCCAAGGCTGGAGCGAACAGACGGTGTCTGCGGCCGCCGAGCGGCATGTGTTGGCGATCCAGGACACCAGCGAGATCACCTTTGCCACCACGCCCGAGCGGCGACGCGGCCTGGGTGAGATCGGCAAAGGTGGTGGGCGCGGCGTGCTGGTGCATGCGATGGTGGCCATCGATGCGGTGAGCGGCGGTTGTCTGGGGCTGGTGGCCGGCAGCGTCTACACGCGCAAGGGCCGGGTCGAGACACCGCACGCCAAGCGCTCGCTCAAGGACAAGGAATCGCGCCGCTGGATCGACACGGCCCTTCAGGCCAGAAGCGTGCTGGCCAAAGCCGCCACTGTTACGATCGTGGCCGACCGCGAGAGCGACATCTATGCCGAATGGGCGACACTGCCCGGCGGCAATGTCCACCTTTTGACGCGTGTGATGCACGATCGTGCCGTAGCGGGCGGCGGTACTTTGTCGAGCGTGACGGCAGCGCTGCCGTTCGTGGCCGCGCGCAGGCTTGAGTTGTTGGCCACGCACAAGCGGGCGGCACGCAGCACCCAGGTGAGCCTGCGCTTCAGCAAGGTCGAGGTGTGCCGTCCCGACAATCCCGGCGCCAGGGATTTGCCGAAGACCGTGACGCTGAACCTTGTCGAAGTCGTCGAACTTGGTCCTCCAGCCGCGGCCGAGCCAGTGCACTGGCGTCTGCTCACCACCCATGAGATCAGCGACGTCGCCGCCGCCTGGCAGATCGTCGACTGGTACAGGCGGCGCTGGACCATCGAGCAGTTGTTCCGTCTGATGAAGACGCATGGCCTGCGCCTCGAGGACAGCCAACTCGCCAGCGCCGAGGTGTTGGTCAAGCTCGCCGCCATCGCCACCAAGGCTGCGGCGGTTATCCTGCAACTCGTCCAGGCCCGCGAAGGCATTGGTGGCGAACACGCCGCCAATGCCTTCAGCACTTCCGACATCGCCGTGCTCGACAGCCTCGATGCCAGCTATCAAGGTCGCACTGCCTTGCAAAACAACCCGCACCCAAGGCACAGTCTCGCATGGGCCGCCTGGATCATTGCCCGCCTTGGCGGCTGGAATGGCTATCCCTCCTCCAAACCACCTGGTCCCATCACCTTCCGACACGGCCTCGAATACTTCCGTGCCATCGCAAAAGGCTGGGAACTCAGAGATGTGTGCATTCCGTAG
- a CDS encoding GlsB/YeaQ/YmgE family stress response membrane protein, whose product MHLSNESIIVILVVGLVAGWLAGKIVRGAGFGLIGDIAIGIIGAFIGDWLLPRLGIHLGSGTISLIVNATVGAIVLLLIIRLVAGGGRFGGGWSGRRWR is encoded by the coding sequence ATGCATCTGTCGAACGAGAGCATCATTGTCATATTGGTAGTCGGCCTTGTTGCCGGATGGTTGGCCGGGAAGATCGTGCGGGGGGCTGGCTTTGGCCTAATTGGGGACATAGCAATCGGGATCATCGGCGCGTTCATCGGTGACTGGCTACTGCCTCGCTTAGGCATTCATCTTGGGAGCGGAACGATCAGCTTGATCGTCAACGCCACTGTCGGTGCGATCGTACTTCTCCTCATCATCCGGTTGGTTGCCGGTGGCGGTCGCTTCGGCGGCGGATGGAGTGGTCGTCGGTGGCGCTAG
- a CDS encoding DoxX family protein codes for MLQGLSRYSPQALGVLRIVVGLLFLEHGSQKLFNFPPSTMPAQPGMETLMIVTGTLELLGGLLILVGFLTRPVSFVLCGMMAIAYFMVHAQKGFFPANNMGDAAILFCFAFFYLFFAGPGAWSVDNRG; via the coding sequence ATGCTCCAAGGTCTTTCCAGATATTCGCCTCAGGCGTTGGGAGTGCTCAGGATCGTTGTCGGGCTTCTGTTCCTTGAACACGGCAGCCAAAAGCTTTTCAACTTTCCACCATCGACGATGCCGGCACAGCCCGGCATGGAAACGCTGATGATTGTAACGGGCACTCTTGAATTGCTCGGCGGCTTGCTGATCCTGGTCGGCTTTTTAACCCGGCCCGTCTCGTTCGTTCTCTGCGGAATGATGGCGATCGCCTATTTCATGGTTCACGCCCAAAAGGGCTTTTTCCCCGCGAACAATATGGGCGATGCGGCGATCCTGTTCTGCTTTGCCTTCTTCTACCTGTTTTTCGCGGGGCCTGGAGCCTGGAGTGTCGACAACCGGGGCTGA
- a CDS encoding protein-L-isoaspartate O-methyltransferase family protein: MSKIEDIRRFYARLMAAKAASGDPRLEEVFASVPREAFLGPGPWTIVAGNGKVTTPSADPAHIYQNVLVALDADKGINNGEPFLHAMWIGKLALSPGETVTHIGAGTGYYTALLARLVSPDGTVTAFELDGRLAELARKNLEAYGNATVVHGDAVTRPLPPSDIIYVNAGVVAPPAGWLKALRPGGRMIFPWRPAERVPLAVLVTRTEKGFACDPFMRSWFIPCFGASVADLAAKIPTREQAARSRSIWLTQDKAPDRTATAIFGDVWFSSKNLRAKSGN; encoded by the coding sequence ATGAGCAAGATCGAAGATATCAGGAGATTCTACGCGCGGCTGATGGCGGCCAAGGCCGCCTCGGGCGATCCACGCCTCGAAGAGGTGTTCGCCAGCGTGCCGCGCGAAGCCTTTCTCGGTCCCGGGCCTTGGACGATCGTCGCCGGTAACGGCAAGGTCACGACGCCGAGCGCAGACCCGGCCCATATCTACCAGAACGTGCTGGTGGCGCTCGATGCCGACAAGGGCATCAACAATGGCGAGCCGTTCCTGCACGCCATGTGGATCGGAAAACTGGCACTGAGCCCCGGCGAGACCGTCACGCATATCGGCGCCGGCACCGGCTACTACACCGCTTTGCTGGCCAGGCTGGTTTCGCCTGATGGCACCGTCACCGCCTTCGAGCTCGACGGCAGACTGGCCGAGCTGGCGCGCAAGAATCTCGAGGCTTACGGCAATGCGACCGTCGTCCATGGCGACGCGGTGACCAGGCCTTTGCCGCCATCGGACATCATCTATGTCAACGCCGGCGTCGTCGCCCCTCCGGCCGGATGGCTGAAGGCGTTGCGCCCCGGCGGCCGCATGATCTTCCCCTGGCGCCCGGCCGAGCGCGTCCCGCTGGCGGTGCTGGTGACCCGCACCGAAAAGGGCTTTGCCTGCGATCCCTTCATGCGCTCCTGGTTCATCCCATGCTTCGGTGCCTCGGTTGCTGATCTTGCGGCGAAGATCCCGACCCGCGAGCAGGCCGCGCGCAGCCGCTCGATCTGGCTGACGCAGGACAAAGCGCCGGATCGCACCGCCACCGCCATCTTCGGCGACGTCTGGTTCTCATCGAAAAACCTCCGCGCCAAATCCGGCAACTGA
- a CDS encoding Nramp family divalent metal transporter, translated as MSEAEATAPRSSWRFARRDEDDQPSLREVNSTIAVPSSGVWFRRLFAFMGPGYMVSVGYMDPGNWATDLAGGAQFGYTLLFIIMLSNLMAILLQALAARLGIATGRDLAQACRAYYPRPVNFVLWIACELAIIACDLAEVIGTAIALQLLFGIPLIGGAVLTALDAFLVLLLMNKGFRYLEAFVIALLIIIFSCFAIQIFVAAPPAGTILHAMFVPSSEIVTNPAMLYIAIGIIGATVMPHNLYLHSSIVQTRAYERTEKGKRDAIKWATADSTIALMLALFVNAAILIVSAVAFHNTGHQDVAEIDDAFKLLSPLLGLSIASILFAVALLASGLNSTVTATLAGQIIMEGFLRLRIPNWARRLLTRGLAIIPVVVVTALYGEKGTGQLLVFSQVILSMQLPFAVVPLVQFVSDKKKMGNLAIPRGVAALAWVVAAIILVLNFKLLYDTLFGVG; from the coding sequence ATGTCAGAAGCAGAAGCCACAGCCCCCCGTTCCTCATGGCGGTTCGCCAGACGGGACGAGGACGATCAGCCCAGCCTGCGCGAAGTCAATTCCACCATCGCGGTGCCGAGTTCGGGCGTCTGGTTCCGTCGGCTGTTCGCCTTCATGGGGCCGGGCTACATGGTTTCGGTCGGCTATATGGACCCCGGCAACTGGGCGACCGACCTCGCCGGCGGCGCCCAGTTCGGCTACACGCTTTTGTTCATCATCATGCTGTCCAACCTGATGGCGATCCTCTTGCAGGCGCTGGCCGCCAGGCTTGGCATCGCCACTGGCCGCGACCTCGCCCAGGCCTGCCGCGCCTATTACCCCCGTCCCGTCAATTTCGTGCTGTGGATCGCTTGCGAACTCGCCATCATCGCCTGTGACCTCGCCGAAGTCATCGGCACGGCGATCGCATTGCAGCTTCTGTTCGGCATTCCGCTGATCGGCGGCGCCGTGCTCACCGCGCTCGACGCCTTCCTCGTGCTGCTCTTGATGAACAAGGGGTTCCGCTATCTCGAGGCCTTCGTCATCGCGCTTTTGATCATCATCTTCAGCTGCTTTGCCATCCAGATCTTCGTCGCCGCCCCGCCGGCCGGCACGATCCTGCATGCCATGTTCGTGCCGTCGTCCGAAATCGTCACCAACCCGGCAATGCTCTACATCGCCATCGGCATCATCGGCGCCACGGTCATGCCGCACAATCTCTATCTGCACTCCTCGATCGTGCAGACCCGTGCCTATGAGCGCACCGAAAAGGGCAAGCGCGATGCCATCAAATGGGCAACGGCCGACTCCACCATTGCCCTCATGCTGGCGCTGTTCGTCAACGCCGCCATCCTGATCGTGTCAGCCGTCGCCTTCCACAACACTGGCCACCAGGACGTCGCCGAGATCGACGACGCCTTCAAGCTTCTGTCGCCGCTGCTGGGCCTTAGCATCGCCTCCATCCTGTTCGCCGTGGCGCTGCTTGCCTCCGGCCTGAACTCGACGGTGACCGCGACGCTCGCCGGCCAGATCATCATGGAAGGGTTCCTGCGCCTGCGCATTCCCAACTGGGCGCGCCGGCTGCTGACGCGCGGCCTCGCCATCATCCCGGTGGTGGTCGTCACCGCGCTCTACGGCGAGAAGGGCACCGGCCAGCTGCTGGTGTTCAGCCAGGTGATCCTGTCGATGCAGTTGCCCTTCGCGGTGGTGCCGCTGGTGCAGTTCGTGTCCGACAAGAAGAAGATGGGCAACCTCGCCATTCCGCGCGGCGTCGCAGCCCTGGCCTGGGTGGTCGCGGCGATCATCCTCGTGCTCAACTTCAAGCTGCTTTACGATACGCTGTTCGGGGTCGGTTGA
- the mntR gene encoding manganese-binding transcriptional regulator MntR, with protein sequence MALKNRPVPREPLPDADVHSEGFRQQRQARRSALVEDYVELIADLIEDGNEARQVDIAARLGVAQPTVAKMLTRLCADGLVLRKPYRGVFLTEAGRKVAEESRIRHQTVEAFLRSLGVSAETARIDAEGIEHHVSAETLEAFRKAMTAPR encoded by the coding sequence TTGGCGCTGAAGAACAGACCGGTCCCGCGTGAGCCACTGCCCGACGCCGATGTCCATTCGGAAGGATTCCGGCAGCAGCGCCAAGCGCGCCGCAGCGCGCTGGTCGAGGATTATGTCGAGCTGATCGCCGACCTGATCGAGGACGGCAACGAGGCGCGCCAGGTCGACATCGCCGCTCGGCTCGGTGTCGCCCAGCCGACGGTGGCCAAGATGCTGACGCGGCTGTGCGCCGATGGGCTGGTCTTGAGAAAACCCTATCGCGGCGTGTTCCTGACCGAGGCCGGCCGCAAGGTCGCTGAGGAAAGCCGCATCCGCCACCAGACGGTGGAAGCCTTCTTGCGCTCGCTCGGCGTCAGCGCCGAAACGGCGCGCATCGATGCCGAGGGCATCGAGCACCATGTCAGCGCCGAGACGCTGGAAGCGTTCCGCAAGGCGATGACGGCACCGCGCTAA